The genomic segment CGCCAAGCAGGTGGCGAATAAGACCGCGAAAGGCTTGGATGATTGGATAATAGGGGCTTTCATTGGCGAGCTGCTCGAATTTGCCGGTTATGTAGAAAAATTCGCCTGCTTGCGGCTGGTTTCGAAACATTTTATCCATGAGGCTCGTTTTTCCGATGCCGGCCTCCCCTGATATATACACCAATTCCGTAGAGCCGAAGCAGACGGAATAGAGGGCTTGGGTGAGCACGGAAAGCTCATACTCCCTGCCGTGAAAGCCAGGCTCCAGTATAAAGGAGGGAGGCGAGTGGCCGATATTATTTAAGTCTGCCTGCAGCAGAAGCGCACTGGAATAGCGTTTATCCGGATTTTTTTCCAGCAGCTTCATAATGATAGCCTCCAGCCCTTCAGGCCATTCCATATGCGAATTAGTCATGGGAGGGACGCTTTTTACCAAATGCAGGTATACCCATTCGAGCGGATTATCCGCTTCAAAGGGCAAACGTCCGGTGAGCATTTCGTAAAAAATAACGCCAAGCGAATAAAGATCGCTCCGCTCGTCGACCGTTCGCAGCATCCGGCCGGTATTTTCCGGCGAGCAGTAGGGCAGCGTCAAGTCGTTTGCCAGCTGCCCGTCAGGGCGAACATAGCGTTTGTCCGTCCGTTGAACAGCTAATCCGGCATCCGGCACGGACGATTGATTATGAGCGGGAAAAACATGAATTCGCTCCGGCCGCAAGTCGAGATGAATGATATGCTGTTGATGAAGCTCCGCTACACTTGCAGCAAGGGAGCTTGCCAAAGGCAGAAATTGCTCTGGAGGCATCCCGCTCCATTCAGCTAAATAATACCTCAGGGAAAGCTCAGGGATAGGCAAATCCGGCCCCGCAGGGCCAAAAGCATTCTCAAAGTTCATTGCGGACATGACCAAAACACCTCTAGCATCAAATTACTCTTTCATTCCTACTATTATAATAAATGGAAGCCTGTTTCCGCTCGTTTTAAATGAAAAATACTTCTTTATAGGTATAGGGTTAGCCCCTCGTTTTGTATTAATTTAAATAGAGAATTGAACAGCAGAAAGGCACGGGTGGGCGTCAATATGGAAAATGCATTAATTGTTCTGGTTACCATCTCAATTATAGCGGTTGTTGTTTTTGTTAAGGTGTGGTGGGATGGCAATGGCATGAGTTGGAGATTCATCAAGTGGTATTTCGGTATTTTTCTGATTTTGGCGGTAGCGGGCAGCACCGTGACTTTTTTTATGAGCAAGGGCCTATCTTAGAGCAATCGGGCAGGTTAACATAATGGTAGAATCAGGTTATGGAAAAAAGCTGCGAGATGCATGTAAGAATTGGTTAAAAGATAAGCTCTAATAAATAGTCTATTACGGGGGATTGCAATGATCACATGGAATTGGAACAAGCGCTGGATTGCCCTATTGCTGGCAGCGGTATTATTGATGGAGCTTTCAGCAGTCAGGCCGGCGCAAGCGGCGGGAGCGGCTGTATTGGATCAGGAGAGTGCAAGCTATTCGGGATATGTATGGACAAATGCTGATTATCCGCGATATCAAACCTTTACGCCGGCTATAACGGGCTATCTGGATGCCATTGAGCTTAATATTACGGCAACAAACAGCCCTGATCTCCTCATCATTAAAGTTTATAAGGATGATGATCTTACGACACCACTTGCATCCGCTCAAACATCGTCTATCGGAACAGGCTGGTCATCTGTTGATTTTTCCGGAACATCGGCTTATTTGACGAGAGAAACCATGTATCGAATGGTTGTATCTACAGAAAATGCTGGATCATCCGGAATTGGGTGGAATATAAGTTCGACTGATTCCTATACCAGAGGCTATTCGATCGTTAACGGACACGATTTTACTTTCAGGACGTATATGATTGGCGACTATTCGCTCTCCCCAGCCTTAAGCACCGTTTCGGCTGGTCAATCGAGCCTGACCGCAGATGGAGCAAGCCGTACAACCGTAACTGTGCAGATGAAGGATAAGCAGGGTACGAATCTAGCGGCGGGTGGAGAAAACGTGACCATCTCGTCTACACGGGGCACGGTCAGCATGGTTACGGATAATGGCGATGGCACCTATACGGCGACGCTGACGTCTTCGACTACAGCGGGGACGGCGACTGTGAGCGTGACAGTAGGAAGCCAATCGCTCACATCGACGGCGAGCGTGCAGTTTGAAGCGGGAGCGGCGTCGGCTGCGACGAGTATAGTGGAAGTAGCGAACGCCTCCCTGACGGCCGACGGTGTAAGTCAGACGATGGTGAGCATCAGGCTGAAGGACATGTATGGCAATGCGTTAACAAGCGGAGGAGGGTCGGTCACGGCATTAGCGACGGCTGGCTCAGTCAGCAGCCTTATGGATAACGGCAACGGCACGTATACAGCAACGCTGACGGCGCCGACGAGGGCGGGAACGGGAATTATTATCGCTACGGTGCAAGGCCAGACGATCACATCGCAGCCGAGCGTGGAGTTTGTGCCGGGAGCGGCATCGACGGCAACGAGTACAGTAGAGGCGAGCCCAGCAACGCTGACGGCTGACGGAGCGAGCCAATCGACCGTCAGCATTACGCTAAAGGATGCGTATGGCAATGCGTTGACAAGCGGAGGAGCGACCGTCACGGTATCTGCGACGACGGGCACGGTGGGCGCCGTCACGGACAACGGTGACGGCACGTATACGGCGACGCTGACAGCTCCGACGACGGTGGGAACGGCAACCGTCAGTGCGACGGTAGGAGGCCAGTCGATCACAGCGACAGCGAGCGTGCAGTTTGTGCCGGGAGCGGCATCGACGGCGACGAGCACAGTGGAAGCAGCGGATGCGTCCTTGACCGCTAATGGCGCGAGCCAGACCACGATCAGCGTAAAGCTTAAAAATGCGCATGGCAATGCACTGACTAGCGGAGGATCGGCGGTCGCGGTATCGACGACGGCGGGGACGGTAGGCGCCGTTACGGACAATGGCGATGGCACTTATACGGCGATGCTGACGGCGTCAACAACTGCGAGGAACGCTATAGTCAGCGCCAGCGTTGGCGGGCAGGTCATAGCGGCAACGGCAAGCGTCTCCTTTTTACCGGGAGCTCCCTCCGTATTAACTAGCAGAATTCTAGTGTCGGATGGGACTTTAACCGCTGACGGAGCAAGCCAGACAACGATTCGTGTAAGGCTGAGCGACGCACAGGAGAATAGCTTGACAACCGGCGGAGCGACGGTAGCCATTGCTGCAACGCTAGGAACGGTTAGCGCGGTAACGGATAACGGTGACGGCACGTATACAGCAACGCTGACTGCCCCGACTGCGTTAGGCAATGCGATCGTGAGCGCAACCGTTAACGGGCAGACGCTACAGACGACGGAAGAAATCGAATTTGTCGTTGGGGAGATGAGCCCCGCCCAATCAACCGTCACCGCGAGCGAGGCAGTCGTTCGGGCAGATGGCGGCAGCGTCCTGATCTCCGTAAAGCTGATGGATGACTTTAACCATCCGCTTGAAGGGCAAACGATGCGGCTTCAGGCAAGAGGCGGGCATTCCATCATTGCTCAGCCTGCTGCAGTAACGGGTGCAGATGGAATAGCAAGCTTCACAGTGAGCAATACGACCGCAGAGGACGTTACTTATTTTGCCCAGGAAGAGGCAAGCGGAGTTGAACTGGATCAAACGGCAGAGGTGTCGTTCGTCTACGATCAATCTCCAACGATTGCTCTGCAAGCTGATCCCTCAGCGGCAACCTTTGGGACGGTGACCGTACATGCGACGGCAGCGGCTTTCGGGGAATTCAACCGCATCGCTTCGATAAAATGGGCGGAAGGAAGCCGTTCCGTCTCCTATTTTGCAACAGCTGGCGAGGTCATGACGAGCCAATTTACCGTACAGGCGAACGGAGTGTATACCGTCTATGCGCTAGATGCTTCGGGCAATGCCGCTGTGGCTACGATTGATATTCAAAATATCGTACCGTTAAGCAGCAATGCGAATTTGTCTGGGTGGGAGCTAGAGGGAGCCGGAGGGGCAGTGAGCTTCCGGTTTGATCCGGCCATTGCGAATTATACGGTCCAAGCAGGCCACTCGACAGCTGGTTTGAAAATGAAGCTGACCTTATTGGACGCCTACTCCAAAGTTTACGTAAACGGTACGCAGGTTGCGAGCGGCGTACAAACCGGGGAATATTCGCTTGCTGCGGGAAACAATACGTTTGAGGTTCAGGTCGAGGCACAGGACGGCACGATTAAAAAGTATGAGTTGAACGTTATTCGTGCCGTACCGCCTGCTCCTAATACGGGAGGCGCTTCAAGTACGCCTGCCGCATCGGCAGACACGCCGGTTGTCATCCAAATTAATGAAAAAGACATTGAAGGGGCTGCCTTCCTTAAGCTTGGCACCGATAAAACCAAAACCATTTATGCCCATTTGGATGCCGCTATACTCAGCAAAGTGCTGGGTTCTGCCACTGCTTCGGAAAAACAAAATATTTCAATATCTATTGCTGCGGAAGCAGACGTAGTTGAAGTACAGCTTTCAGCTGACGCTGCGCAAGCTCTCATCAAAGCCGCTGCGGTTGTGACGCTTAAAACGATATATGGAGAGCACCGGCTGCCTATAGCTGAGCTGGCCAAACAGCAGCCTGAATGGAGCGCCGCGGCGAAAGTGCGCATTACTATTGGGCTGGAGAAGGGGA from the Paenibacillus sp. BIHB 4019 genome contains:
- a CDS encoding invasin domain 3-containing protein produces the protein MITWNWNKRWIALLLAAVLLMELSAVRPAQAAGAAVLDQESASYSGYVWTNADYPRYQTFTPAITGYLDAIELNITATNSPDLLIIKVYKDDDLTTPLASAQTSSIGTGWSSVDFSGTSAYLTRETMYRMVVSTENAGSSGIGWNISSTDSYTRGYSIVNGHDFTFRTYMIGDYSLSPALSTVSAGQSSLTADGASRTTVTVQMKDKQGTNLAAGGENVTISSTRGTVSMVTDNGDGTYTATLTSSTTAGTATVSVTVGSQSLTSTASVQFEAGAASAATSIVEVANASLTADGVSQTMVSIRLKDMYGNALTSGGGSVTALATAGSVSSLMDNGNGTYTATLTAPTRAGTGIIIATVQGQTITSQPSVEFVPGAASTATSTVEASPATLTADGASQSTVSITLKDAYGNALTSGGATVTVSATTGTVGAVTDNGDGTYTATLTAPTTVGTATVSATVGGQSITATASVQFVPGAASTATSTVEAADASLTANGASQTTISVKLKNAHGNALTSGGSAVAVSTTAGTVGAVTDNGDGTYTAMLTASTTARNAIVSASVGGQVIAATASVSFLPGAPSVLTSRILVSDGTLTADGASQTTIRVRLSDAQENSLTTGGATVAIAATLGTVSAVTDNGDGTYTATLTAPTALGNAIVSATVNGQTLQTTEEIEFVVGEMSPAQSTVTASEAVVRADGGSVLISVKLMDDFNHPLEGQTMRLQARGGHSIIAQPAAVTGADGIASFTVSNTTAEDVTYFAQEEASGVELDQTAEVSFVYDQSPTIALQADPSAATFGTVTVHATAAAFGEFNRIASIKWAEGSRSVSYFATAGEVMTSQFTVQANGVYTVYALDASGNAAVATIDIQNIVPLSSNANLSGWELEGAGGAVSFRFDPAIANYTVQAGHSTAGLKMKLTLLDAYSKVYVNGTQVASGVQTGEYSLAAGNNTFEVQVEAQDGTIKKYELNVIRAVPPAPNTGGASSTPAASADTPVVIQINEKDIEGAAFLKLGTDKTKTIYAHLDAAILSKVLGSATASEKQNISISIAAEADVVEVQLSADAAQALIKAAAVVTLKTIYGEHRLPIAELAKQQPEWSAAAKVRITIGLEKGSAAASLQKAAETGGLQLIGSPVYFKVETIGTSGISRVSSFSRYVENVVYLPANAAITATTAALWDEKLGLRPVPTSFIAKDGRKLAVIHSLTGGAFVLVTHTSALTDIKNHWAAAEIETMYSRMIVNGQAGNQFKPDSAITRAEVAALLARALGLPSAGSRTDFHDVSDANWYSSAVAAVQTYGIMDGYKDGTFRPNEEVSRQEAIVMAVRALKLAGAESDSAGAAEVDLSAYGDHSKIGSWAEEAMQIAILKGLVKGYGNELQPQKPLTRAEMTVLIYRMLMQAGLIQ